GGAGTCCAGCTTCTTGAAAAACTTTTAATATTGTTCTTCCTGTTGGTGAAAAATCATGAGATCCTTCAATAACGTATACAGGTATTTCTTTAACTCTAAGTTCATACAATTTTTTTGCTGCTTTTGCCATTACTTCAATTGTAGGATTAGATGAATCAAAGAGATCACCAGAAACTAAGATAAAGTCAACATTCTCTTGGATAGAAATATCAATAGCTTTTTCAAAAGTTTTAATTCCTATTTCTCTTAAAGTGTCTTCTCTCCAACCACCTAAATGGAGATCAGCCATATGCGAAAATTTCACTCTAAGTCGACCCCTCTAACTGTAGTTTTTTCTTTTACAGATGCGCTCTTGTCTTTGAAAAAATCATCGAAAAGAGGTATCTTCAATGGTATTGCTAATTTAGAAAATGTAGAAGTCAAGAGTGCTTCACCTATATCAAGACTCGCAATGTTTCTTGATTCCTCGGAAATATCTTGAGGAGAGCTTTCTATTAATGCACTTCTCTCGTTAGACATCTCGGTTCCCATAATTATTTTTGTGTTCATATTTGCAAGTATTTCTTTTGGTATGAGACTTGGGAGTTGAGTTATGGCTACAAGTCCTACTCTGAATTTCCTCCCTTCTCTTGCAATCGTTCCAAAAATATTTACTCCCTTATCTAATACTTCTTTTCCAAGTACCCTTGGCGCCTCTTCAATTATTATGCTAACACAAGGCTTATTTTCAAGAAATCCTTTTGAACTCAAATCACGATATCTTGAAAAAATACCCTCTGCAAATATGCCTCCTATCAAAAGTTCAACTTCGCCGCCAAGTTTTGAAGTATCGATAATAACTGTTTTTCCGTTTTCAAGATAATCTACTACATTCTTTATTGTAGTTACTCCACTATTATTTGAAAATAAACTACTTCTAAAAGAGATTTTACCACCTTCTGAAGAGATACCAAATATATTATTAAATTTTCTTTTAAGTACATCAAGTGTAACTGCAGAAACTCCGTCTTCTCTTTCGGCGAGCACAATATTTTCAATCCATTTGCCTCTATCTTTGTTGTAGAATAGATAAATACACTCTACTTGAGCTTCTGTTAAAGATACTATTCCTGTTAGGTGCCATGGTTTTATTGTTTTTAAATCAAGAATGAGTGTACTTGTGCCAGGTGGGGGATTGGTCGAATAATAAATAATTTTATTTCTGGCGTTAGGATGAT
This portion of the Methanofastidiosum sp. genome encodes:
- a CDS encoding ATP-binding protein; the protein is MDIVGKIVSGDFRGIIIRQKTGLDVELGELIVARENSGYFILQVFDISYGSQIPERIRSLAAGLKLEEESNLSFLDSDISNFILITLKPVLFVTPNRYHLPKRLPQFFSTVERINEQDLKFLEKPKRPLYFGQIRSGSRVLGIDVFLKGDDVITHHMLISASTGKGKSNLVKVLTYNLLNQNYAGLLVIDPHDEYYGRTKKGLKDHPNARNKIIYYSTNPPPGTSTLILDLKTIKPWHLTGIVSLTEAQVECIYLFYNKDRGKWIENIVLAEREDGVSAVTLDVLKRKFNNIFGISSEGGKISFRSSLFSNNSGVTTIKNVVDYLENGKTVIIDTSKLGGEVELLIGGIFAEGIFSRYRDLSSKGFLENKPCVSIIIEEAPRVLGKEVLDKGVNIFGTIAREGRKFRVGLVAITQLPSLIPKEILANMNTKIIMGTEMSNERSALIESSPQDISEESRNIASLDIGEALLTSTFSKLAIPLKIPLFDDFFKDKSASVKEKTTVRGVDLE